The Molothrus ater isolate BHLD 08-10-18 breed brown headed cowbird chromosome 2, BPBGC_Mater_1.1, whole genome shotgun sequence DNA segment AGAGCTATTTAAATATCAAACTGTAATGGCTCTGACTTCCATAGTCAATTGTACTTGAGTGTCTGGATCCTTCAACAAACAGTAATGAATGAATGAAGCTTCACAACATCTTTGCACTTGAATCAAGTATTGATTTGCAGATGGCAAAAGGCAGACAGATAGAATAGCGAGGCTTTTTCGCAAAGCCCTGAAGTTACCAGCCATATTCTCTTCAGCATACTTCTGTGTTAGAACAAAATTGTAAGCAAAGtttaactaaaaataaaacttcagatTCTCACCCACATTGTCCCCAAGGGCACACTCTGCAAGAACAGCCATAACTGTTTCTGAGAGAAAATTTCAAAGCTATTACTGAAAATCTGAATTCAAAGCTCGTAGTTATGGAGGAAGCTTAGCAGTATGACAGATCGCCCACGGGAAAGTGTGGGTGAAAAGAGAAGAGGCTTTTGATGTGATTGTTGCATTTTAATATACAGTCTATATCCTGAACTTAAAAAATATGTACTTTCAGCTGGTTAAATACAAAAGAGATGCATGTTTATTTTCATGAGAGTTAGCAATTTTCCACTGTGCTGTTGGGTACTTACTGAATCTTTCAAGAGCTAATAAAAATAAGGCATCTGATAATTTTCCAGTTAAGTGGCTATTTGCtcagtttttttcccagcaagtATGGCCTTCACCAAGGAGCAAAATTAGATCTAAAGCAGTGTTTTCAAAAGATCCAGAATAAAGTAGAAACATACACATCCATGCATCTCATCAGTGCAGACAATTGCTTGTGCAGTTGAGTAGTTGCAGGCACATGACTGTCAGCTGCTTATACAAATACCAGTGTGACACATGGAAATAGggcagaaaaatgtgttttcatgttTGTCCATATTTGTCCATACAATGAAGAAGAGAATTTACCAGCTGAGGAATGGCTTGGAGCTCTGATAAAGCTGCATTAATGTTTGGTGGTGACAGGAAAAGTGCCTGTGTGTTGCTGTGTAAAACCTTAGGGCTAGAACAAGGTTTGTGAGGACATAAAATGTTTAACAGACTAGTGACTGCAGCTGGGTACAGGCAACAGGCTTTTGGACATACAGTGACCTTTTGCCGTTTTGATCAAGAACTCCTCTACTTCTTCTTTCATTACATTACTGAGCAAAGTCCTGAAAGGCAGTCCCATCTTGCATAAGGTTGCTACAGAAGACAGACTTCCATCTTCCCTGAATTATTTGTGTTGGCTCTGGTAATGCAGAATAGCCATTTCCCACAGTTATCACATTAAATGTGAGAGTgagtgtatttttttcctggctatTTTAGGATTTAAAGGCTTTGTGCACTTCCTCTCATGCACACTTCCACATACACATATGCAAACTCATGTTTTATTTGTAGTGTATCTACAGAAATCCTTTAACCTTTGGTCCTTCCCAAAGTCCAAAGAGAGGATTTTCAATTCTCACACAAAACGTACAGGTCTGGTGTATGGTGCTATCTAATATGAAATAGGGTATTTCAGTGGAGTTGTCTATAAATTAAAGCCTAGCTGGGGTTTTATGGGCCACAGTTTTGCAAGAACTTCCACCTCCCCACACACCACCTCCCTTGACTGAACCGTAACCAGTTGTTCAGCTCTTGCTTAAATACTTGTAGGATTATTCTGGAAAAACCCTGTGGGGATGCAAATTTCCACCACTGCAGCATTAGTTCAGTCCCTTGTTCTGGGTCAGGCTGAGAATCCTCCCCCCTGAGAGCCTTTCCCATCCTTGCTGTTGTCCTCTGGCACACAAATTTTAAGGTAGTAGGGAACCAGTGCTTTACTGAAAGTGAAGCCTTTTCAGCCCACTGCAGCTAAGAGAGAACAGCCACAGCTAACACTGAAAAGAGAGCCCAGGAGATGTAACAGCATCCCCCACCTTCCAAGTGGGATCCAAATCCTGGTCTCACCAGGAGGAGGGAGCTAGGAACTGATGCCAGAGCTACTGTTTCACCATCACACTttgaagaggagggaaaagggaagggggtTAGTGGGAGGAGGAAGCTGGAGATTTTCAAAGCAATCAGTGCCACATCTTTTAATCCAACCGAAGAAAATACATGTAAtgtagtgggttttttttaaagagcaaacccaaaccagcaaaTTTTAGTGGATAAATCCATGATTTTCTAAAGtgaagtaattaattttctgcttggCAGTGAGTATTAGACCAACTGAATCCTTCTGATCTGCTCTTAACGGTCATGGTATGTTTGCAAAAATAGGTATTTTCAAATGTTACATTCCAAATTGATTTCAATATATCAGGGAGTGTGGGGGAGCTCTGTGAGCATTGATTCACTGCATGGTTTTGATTTGCAAGTTCTATAGAAATGCTAGTATGTtacagttaattttaaaaaaacccttaaattGATTTTTGTTGGAATTTATTGGTTTTAGCCTACAACCAGCATCCCTGCTTAGCTGAGAATCTTGAGAAATCAATGGGCTGCTCTTTCACATGAGGGCAATCTGTTTACTCAAGCAGGCtgatgaaaaaggaaatgtctGAATTACTTTCTCTGTAGCACTTAAACTACCAAAGTATTTGTAAGCAACGAGAATACTGATTTTGTGTGCTTGAAAATCAAATGCTTTCTCACTGGAATTCTGAAAGAATGCTTAAGCttattttgaagcatttttaaggaaaatttaaaCAGTCTTTTCAAAGATAAACACAAagtgtttgtgttttctctgcCCAGTTTGTTTTCCTCACCTATGTGCTTGGAGTGGCCTGGCTCGGGGTCTTCGGCTTCTCCGCTGTGCCTGTCTTCATGTTCTATAACATCTGGTCAACTTGTGAAGTCATCAAATCTTTTCAGAGCAATGTGACAGTTCCAGGGGACCAGATCTGCGTGGACATCAGGCAATACGGTACCCATTTTAATCCTGATTACATCCTTTATCCATCCTCCTCGGTCTGTCTTCAGTAGTTCTGTCTCAGCCTTATCAGATGAATCAAATGCAAAAGCATCTTCTATCTCTGAATGTGCTATTACTTTTCTAATTAATTCACATTACACTGATCTCTTTCCAGATGCAATCAATTTAACTGAACTGACAAGTCACTTATCTGAAATGATTTTGTAGCAGCTTCCAATACTGTAATATTAggtttgaaaataaatcagccCTAAAATAAACTGCTTGGACACAGTGCTGAGAAACAGATAACCTGATTGTGGGTTTTGAACCCATATGCATATATTCTGTTCTCTCAGAAAACTGTTTCACATTTAAAGATGAAGTAAATGTCTGAATGTTGCACTGACAATTACtctcagttaaaaaaacaaaaacctgcaaTTAAAAGTCTGCCATAACTAATAATGAGTTAATACTGCTTTCTGATGACACACAGAaatctgagggagctgggacaaTAACTTAAAATAAGGTCAGGCTTTTCATTTCTTAAGGTGAGTTTTTCCTGAAGTTATTCATTTCAGCTTCCCTTGTGCAGAAGATCTTTTGTCACCACTACCTTTGGCTTCATTCTAGCTAGCATTTTCTAggaatgtttctttctttggaCTAAGTCATTCAAAGCTGAGAAAATGGATTCAAAGTTGAAAAAGTAAGAAAgtttggctttgctctcctgtCCAGGTAAGTGCAGTAGAAGAAATGACACACTAAGTTTAAAAGCAAGTCTTCAAATCAGTTAAACATATACATTCTATTTTAGCAGCTCAGCAAGAGAGGCTGAGAAGacattttcttcagcagcaaagcccaggaGTGAAGGGAGATGTGCTCCTCCaccttcctgcttctcctggtTGTTTTGCAGCTGCATTAGTGCTGTCTAGGGTTGTATTGTTCCCCTGAGCAGTAAAACCATTAGGGTTTCAGTGTGTGATGGGAAGAGAACAGCTCCCTAACAGACAACATGTGTCACTGAACTTTCCTCACATTTTTGGGTGGAAGCAATAGCTAAAAGGCTGGAATTGTATGTAGCAGTTGCAGAGAGGAAGCTGACTTGGAAGAAAATCCTATAAAATCTTTTTGAAAGCCATGCCATCCTGAGATCATTTCAATGACCCGCCACATATAGAGTTGCTAATTCCAACCAGCTGGGTTGAAATGCAAAGTTTTATGGGAAAACAAACTGGGTTTCTCTTAATTCAAATAGGTTTTGCTTAAGCTTTACATTTGTTACTGGCCTAAaagtttgttattttaaatctgCTAGATTCTGTTGACTTTTCAGACTTGCAATCATATAAGAAAAGTCACTGGAGTATATGAGGTGCAGCAGACTGAACTTTCTTGTGGCAGTGTTCACTTGATGTTTTTTACCTATTGGaactaaaccagaaaaaaatcctgtaattCTTCCCTCTAGATCTGTATTCACACCCTTCCACAGTAGTTTCTTGTTCAAGTAGAACCTCATCTAGTAAGTGCTACCCTGAAAGGTGCCAAGTACCTCTGAGATGCAGATTCTCTCTTCTGTGCTGAGTGGGGGAGTAGGCAGAGTGTGCACCTGGACCCAAAGTgcaaaaacccaaccaactgCTAGGCTGCCAGATATGAAAACCACATCTGAGAACATGCCTTAGCAGCAGCCCTCAGTGTGAGGAGAAAGCACAACCTGAGGGAGTTGTTTGaattcctgctgccagctccaagcTGCTCTGGTCAACGCATGGGCGCCCCGAATGGGAACACAACTGGCAAGTGGGTGAAAAAGATGAGAGGAATAGAAAGCCTGTGTTGATTGCTAAAATTAGTGGTTTCTTTTCTGTGGTATTTCAGGTATTATTCCTTGGAATGCTGTACCTGGCAAAGCCTGTGGCCCAATTTTAGAGAACATCTGCAACACGAATGAGGTACAGAAATGTAACCTATGTGCAGCTTTTGCCTACAAGTCACTTGGGCTCCATGTAATAAATACCTGATTGATGTTTTTGGAGAGAACTCATGCTAGTAGTATAAAGAGATTGCTTTAATTGTAACAATGAAGTAATTGTTACAtcatcaaaaaagaaaattattttcacacttttattttctaaagcttTGCTACCATGCTAGAAAGATGGTTTTATTGTCTTTATTCTCTAGAACActtgaaatgcattttatacTATTCCTAATGAATTACTTCAATgttttaaacatgtttttttctctagttCTACATGTCTTACCACCTGTTCATTGTGGcttgtgctggagctggtgccACTGTCATAGCATTGGTGGGTagtattttttgctgttttataattaaaaatgttcattttaggcttaaaatgttttaagatgAAATTTTGTATATATTAAAGGTAGTGATACTAGGCATGAAGGGGGGGTGAGCTGTAATCACAattatttgctgctgtggtttggtCATCACAAGTCAGCAGGTCCCCAACTTTTGCTTTAGGAAGTCACCTTAACCCGCTCCCCCATACTTAGGAAAAAATGATTTGCATGTCCTTTCAAAATCCTACTTCTATccactttttctgcttttatttccactatttattttcatttttgtagtTTATTTGATCAGCTGCTTATAACCTCTTGGTTTCCTTTGCCTGGAGCCAGGCAGATTGACTGGTCCAACCCTGCAGTGCCCGTTCCAGGTAGCGGTTCCTATGTCTAACGCTTCCTTTAGTGGCCAGCTTCTAACCCTGTGCCAGCCAAGCCCTGGTGTAGTACTCACAACTGGCTGACAAAATGGCCTTAGGGCTTGTACTGGGTTATCCTCCCCGGAGAAATGGcaggtttatttatttgcatcttCACCCTGGAAGGAGCTCAGAGTAACATCTGTTGTAAAAGTATCGAGAGTTGCCCAAGTGGGCTTGAGCCGTCACCTTGTTGTATCTTACTCTCCTGTATTTTGTTCTCTTCCACCAGCTGATCTACATGATGGCTACTACATATAACTATGCTGTTTTGAAGTTTAAGAGTCGGGAAGATTGCTGCACTAAATTCTAAATTGTATAAGCCCAGTAAAAAGCTGCATTGCGTAGCTTGAAATACCACTGACACCCTAGACTAAAAGTCTAGCTTTTTGGATTTTGTTACAGTAATTGTAAATAGCTTCAGTAAGCATCGTTTAGCTTATCAGATTAATGAAATGACTTCTTGTATATGAACTATGATGTGGATGAGATCTGGCTATTTTTTCATGTTGAGAGGATTCAGTTACTGTAGGGGTGTTTATAAAGCATCCTTCTGAAAAGGGGATGTTTTCATTTCAGGTCTCCACTTGATTTCTAACAGTCATCTCAAACAAATACTGGAACAGTTCAGGGTCAGATGCATTAATTTATTCTTCGCCATGAACACCAAATACAAATGCCCCTAAGCATGCAAAATATATATGGTGTGaaagaaaggaataataaaGTAGTGCCAGTCTATGTTGGCAGAGGTCAGAAGCCCAGGTATTATGAATTAATTTGCTTGTATTTCCAAGTGATTCCATGGATGATGAAATCAATTATTTTCTCTTACTCTTAAGTGCATGCCAAATGATACTCTTTatctaagaaaataaatccttgtCTTAGCTCTGCGTAAAACAATCACATTCTTTTGGACCCTGAACTAGTAAGAAACAGCATATAAATAGCTTCTGCTCTTGTATGGCTGCACTTTAGTAACTGATTTCTCAGTAGCCAGATCTCAAAATGTAAGTATGACTGCACAGGAAGCAAAACCATGCATAGATCACAGGGACCTTTTAACagtgttgggggaaaaaaagaaggagaagcaaatcaATGTTTTCAGATGTAGATGTTTTTGCATGAAGTATGGGCAAAAGAAGTTGGCAAGAGACGAATGCACAaactagaaaaacaaacacataataatttaaaaagagaaccATTTGCTATATGCAACTCTTCACAGAGGTCGGACAATGGAAGTTTAAAATGTAGCTATAAAAATGCAGGATTAAGACTTCTTAACCCAGACATTGCATGCTTTTGCTTAGTTTTGGATTCATGTTTTGATGTTTAATTTTTCGATGTGTTAATGTAGCCTTGTTCTCGTGAATAAAACAGTTCACAGTTTCAGGTTTTCTTCCAGGGGGAGGGTGGAATTCTCATCTGCTTGTTGGGGGAAAAGACCTGCCGGGCTCTGGGCTTGGATATGCATAAACACCACGACCTTAGAGAGCAGTTCTTCTGAGCACCTCATAGTTTACAGATTCCGTATACTGCCACATACAAAACTGTTTGTTCCTGCTTCCCCccattctgcattttaattgaCCCGTACAACTCTGTAGCTCATTTTAATATTGTTGTACTAACTATCTCTAAATTGTGAATAACCAACTGAATTATTAGCATGCCAAATTCTAGAGATCTTTGAAAAATAGCCTCTGTGCTTGTTTTAATAACAGAATGCTTATTAACGTAGAATAACTATTTTTATGGTTGTTATTTTAAAGAGCGTCTATTAATCTGACTAGCAGCTTGCTTTGCCTCTTGACATGCTCACTCGCCATCATGCTCACCCTTCTCTTCCAGATCCACTTCCTCATGATACTGTCTTCTAACTGGGCCTACTTAAAGGATGCAAGCAAAATGCAGGCCTACCAAGATATCAAAGCAAAAGAAGAGCAGGAGCTTCAGGATATCCAGTCTCGGTCAAAAGAGCAACTCAATTCTTACACATAAATGTCTGCCACATTAATTCAGCAGAAGAGTTCTCTAGCTCTGACAAATCAGCAAATAGCTGCTCTGCAGTACAGATATGTGTCTAGCAAACGAAATTAGAGAGAAGTGTAAAAGCTTCAcattccagctcctggaaaaCTTTTTTAGGGAAATCGTCCCATTGGTAATCTTCCATCCTTTCTAAAAGAGAATGGAGGGTTTATTCCAGGCATTTTAAAAGGCAACACTTTACAAAAAGTGACCAAATTATTCTTCTTTGAGACTTGGTATTTAACATTTGACTTGCTCCTAGAGCATGACGCCCTGCACAAACCAGTGGCAGGTGCCCCGGCCAAGCAGGCAGCAGATCTGTGCAGATCTGTGCAGACCTCAGGCAGTGCAGGGTGTGTGACTGAGCACCTCCCAAAGGAACCCGTGCCCAGCTGGGATTCCTGAGAGAGAGGAGCTCGTGTGTGTGTgatggcacagctgcagcagctcccaggtggTGCAGGGGGGCTGTTTGGGAACACCCACACCTGGGCCATGGGAGCAGCTGCACTCCTGTGCCACACACTGCCACCATGAAGCCATCGCGTCCCTGTGCTCACCTGAGGGGCGAGCAGATCTCCCAAGTTCTAATCcttttattaactttttaatGGAATGTAGATCCCTGGATCTGGATAATGATCCccttctttgaaaataaatgtcagctttgccttaatatttattttctataaatgTTGTAGCATTTATATAGTGGCAGGAGACCATTATCCTACATTTTAAGTAAGTGAAAGTGTTACCTTATTAAAATGACACTGATCTGACAATTCCAAATGAGCGGATGAGAAAGTTTGCAGAGTTTTACACAAACAATAAAATTTGCAGCCATAAAAATAATACAGGATGTCCACCTTTCTCTATCTTGGTGCTTAGCAAATTTATAGTCAGTACttatgtgttttcctttttacaaaTTAATTAGCACACTAAGAAAACGTggtgttcagaaaaaaaaaaaatcaacaaagaaACTGGTGCCATTTTAAAGTCATTTCCCATAGAAGTCTGCCTtctaattaatgttttttttcagaagcattCAGTGATATCTTGAGTATTAGTGATGGTATATTTGGTGTTTGTtctatatgatatatatatatatatataaatgtcGGGGGGGGAAAGTAAAAATACATcattcatttgaaaaaattaaatattcaagTCATACCCCTGCTAAGCTGATGTGTGGTTTGGTAGTTTTGACTGTTTGCTGAATATACATCAAAGGAAGCACAAATTCCTTCAAATCAGTATTAAGAGAAAAGGCATTATTGGGGGGTATTAActtcaaatataatttcttttgttaACTACTGAAGTCTAATTTGACAGTTTCAAAAAAGGGGCAAAGTTGATTGATGTAGAGCAAATACGAAAAAATAGCCTAGTGTATGTTCTTACCTGTTGCATGAAGGAGACATTTCTACAGCAATGCAGGTGATGTTCTAGCCCAGTGTTTGCATAAGGGTAATAATGGAGGCAGTGTCTTAAAGCCTAATTCTTTTCTAATTCAGTGTAGCTATTACTGGGAGTTTTTGAAGTTTTGTTTAAGTAGtctaatatttttatgtaaagagCATTAAATTTTGCTATGTATAAATTTTTGTAACCTAACAGTGAATCAATATTTTCTATCAGTGCCAAGGGCTTCCTGTAGTTAAATCCAagtgttaaaataaatatttgtagaTAATAGACAACACTTGTGTATGCTTATTTGAACCCAGACCTACAGCTACTCCATGGCAGTGCATCTCTAGGCTTTATGTCTCTATCTGAGGTGAAACATGTTCTGttccagagctccctgccctcctgcatggggcagggcagctctgcaggtgcagctgcagcagcagctgtgtgcagcaTGCAGTAGTGGTAGTTGTTCCAGGCCAGCATAATGCAACAAGCACTACCCCTATCCAACATCCAGAAATTCTCAGTCACTCAGAAATTCTGTAAAGGCCAGAGTGGCTGCAATAGCAAATTAAGCAGTATGCAAAATCAGAATAACCACCACATCACATTTTAGCTCCATTTCAAAAAGCAGAGCTTGTATCTGTCACAGTTTTGGTACATTGTGTTTAAACATCCAGCGAATTTAAGACagaactttggtttttttgcccCTAAATTCTGTCAAACTTGGCTTCATGTTCTTGTAGTTAGGTCAAGATAAGCAGCCTCAAATGCAGTGCAAGTTGTAATATATGCTGCCACCCAAAATTACTTCATTGATAAAAACTACTGTATTTTATACTGTAAATAAAGTTTAATGATCTTGCCTATAATCTACCTACAAAATACAAAGCTTAAATAAAGATGAGttaaatagcatttttattttaatctctcCATTCTGGGCTGGTTAATACCAACGAGGTGATCCATGAGAGGGGCTGCTTTTGAAAGTGGCTCCTGCCGTGCAGCAGAAGGGACACCTTATTTTGGGTCTGTCACACTCAATGCTCTGAAGCTGTGTGAGC contains these protein-coding regions:
- the GPM6B gene encoding neuronal membrane glycoprotein M6-b isoform X4, which codes for MEIGRYHWMYRSSRPHRYHHVPALRGNISPLGIQGCFECCIKCLGGVPYASLVATILCFSGVALFCGCGHVALTGTVSILEQHFSTTASDHALLSEVIQLMQYVIYGIASFFFLYGIILLAEGFYTTSAVKELHGEFKTTACGRCISGMFVFLTYVLGVAWLGVFGFSAVPVFMFYNIWSTCEVIKSFQSNVTVPGDQICVDIRQYGIIPWNAVPGKACGPILENICNTNEFYMSYHLFIVACAGAGATVIALIHFLMILSSNWAYLKDASKMQAYQDIKAKEEQELQDIQSRSKEQLNSYT
- the GPM6B gene encoding neuronal membrane glycoprotein M6-b isoform X6; its protein translation is MGCFECCIKCLGGVPYASLVATILCFSGVALFCGCGHVALTGTVSILEQHFSTTASDHALLSEVIQLMQYVIYGIASFFFLYGIILLAEGFYTTSAVKELHGEFKTTACGRCISGMFVFLTYVLGVAWLGVFGFSAVPVFMFYNIWSTCEVIKSFQSNVTVPGDQICVDIRQYGIIPWNAVPGKACGPILENICNTNEFYMSYHLFIVACAGAGATVIALIHFLMILSSNWAYLKDASKMQAYQDIKAKEEQELQDIQSRSKEQLNSYT
- the GPM6B gene encoding neuronal membrane glycoprotein M6-b isoform X5; this translates as MKPAMETAAEENAEQSQEKKGCFECCIKCLGGVPYASLVATILCFSGVALFCGCGHVALTGTVSILEQHFSTTASDHALLSEVIQLMQYVIYGIASFFFLYGIILLAEGFYTTSAVKELHGEFKTTACGRCISGMFVFLTYVLGVAWLGVFGFSAVPVFMFYNIWSTCEVIKSFQSNVTVPGDQICVDIRQYGIIPWNAVPGKACGPILENICNTNEFYMSYHLFIVACAGAGATVIALIHFLMILSSNWAYLKDASKMQAYQDIKAKEEQELQDIQSRSKEQLNSYT